In one Nicotiana sylvestris chromosome 8, ASM39365v2, whole genome shotgun sequence genomic region, the following are encoded:
- the LOC138876290 gene encoding uncharacterized protein: MDPLKYIFQKPMSTGRLAKWQILLTEFDIVYVTRTAMKAQALEENPVDDEYVPLSTYFPDEEVNSIEEVVPDDHLVWKMYFDGAVNIKGVGIGAILILPIRHHYSAMARLLFFCTNNTAEYEACIMGLKMAIDLDVHELLVMGDSDLLIRQAQGEWETRDIKLIPYRQCVQDLSKGFKSIEFRYIPRFHNELADALATLASILPYPGNTHIDPLEIQVRK, from the coding sequence atggatcctttgaagtacatattccaaaagccaATGTCCACTGGCAGgctcgcaaaatggcaaatcttgctcacagagttcgatatcgtctatgtcactcgcaccgcgatgaaagcacaggctttggaagagaatccagttgatgatGAGTACGTGCCACTTAGCACATACTTCCCAGACGAAGAGGTCAACTCAATAGAGGAAGTGGTTCCAGACGATCACCTTGtatggaaaatgtattttgatgggGCTGTCAATATCAAAGGAGTTGGGATTGGGGCAATCCTCATCTTACCTATTAGACATCATTACTCTGCAATGGCTCGACTTCTGTTCTTCTGTACCAATAATACggcagaatatgaagcttgtatcatgggtttgaaaatggccatcgacctggatgtgcatgaactattggttatgggagattctgacttgcttatccggcaagcccaaggcgaatgggagaCTCGGGACAtcaagcttattccatacagACAATGTGTGCAAGACTTGAGCAAAGGATTCAAATCCATCGAGTTTAGGTACATTCCCAGGTTTCACAATGAGCTAGCTGATGCCTTGGCTACTTTAGCCTCGATTCTCCCTTATCCAGGCAACACTCATATTGATCCACTAGAAATCCAAGTTCGGAAATAA
- the LOC138876291 gene encoding uncharacterized protein, which produces MHHHSAPYLPKANGAVEAANKNMKKILRKMIQGSRQWHEKLPFALLGYRTTVCISVGATPYLLVYGIETVIPIEVEIPSIQIIVESEIEDTEWVKTRLEQLMLIDEKRLAIALPYSTSDHLSFQFQFLIRRKKSFDHKIVGVSFDNVSSTQLLKIHLLKF; this is translated from the exons ATGCATCACCATTCTGCCCCTTACCTGCCAAAAGCTAATGGAGCCGTTGAAGCGGCAAACAAGAACATGAAGAAGATTCTTAGGAAGATGatccaaggttccaggcaatggcatgaaaagttgccttttgctctgttgggataccgcacgacTGTTTGCATATCTGTTGGTGCAACTCCGTATCTACTTGTATATGGAATTGAAACTGTAATACCTATTGAAGTCGAAATTCCCTCAATCCAAATTATTGTGGAATCAGAGATTGAAGAcactgagtgggtcaaaacccgattaGAACAACTGATGTTGATCGATGAAAAACGGCTAGCAATA GCTCTGCCGTATAGCACAAGTGACCATTTAAGctttcagtttcagtttctcatTAGAAGAAAGAAGTCCTTCGATCACAAGATAGTCGGAGTTAGCTTTGATAATGTATCATCAACCCAGCTTCTCAAGATTCATCTTCTCAAATTCTGA